One part of the Helicoverpa armigera isolate CAAS_96S chromosome 3, ASM3070526v1, whole genome shotgun sequence genome encodes these proteins:
- the LOC110377753 gene encoding uncharacterized protein LOC110377753 isoform X4 — protein MAYYSDPASNDEIVLPTTEYTGNKKTNSNDFVEDWVDVTVENAIRRGQRLQKLKPLPDDTDCEYNVADFDFFGSLLKGKRRSRRSKSPYRRPNTNVYAYYSTMSNNVGFNNPQIKNKNLKKCSMRINELAVPSKRQCLDTWRYRSNVLPEFMVVRLKQQVMDQLPIVQIPEALYWFQKRRPRKSYSSKTTLSKSHQKDRNENAYDLRKPLRKMDERTLCILFAHKITKLLLKPLNVTLTPELDAISRVVSSDIAKLLRKCAFSKNLQYLPIQRDVANTITIWIAGILEDLSFKLLEEDLQDLEEEEGPVLDFVDDVIENVLNICEPHPVYVEPEPDTSTISKDDEMLGESEKSTIQVDSTDLEISKLEDVINIDIVEAAKGLIEEFESKDYTLTDLEHFRKEINAIIDYVAKASEDNMSNGSGDDVENMFDKTISPEGETEDVLEGDDLSTDTMKDIQSKVYEEIDENAEVNDANVVDDFEMSTEDDDKDRKVIFSETVDPNDLADQKDTSIDDVFGKSEEEQTQGNALSDKSSVSFSEPNDNLLSQIHESDERQMSPKDAANKTEESKSSDTQIQEEIGVGELNRSSEKHGSESELNKGSSDSKTLGSKQSNESVFKVYNEPEDVQQIMKTGSEIGETISATDGSEGQINEEKPDETKPFDMQLIEKIIDDEMISPLSTEKDDSPTESPRQKMSIEATDVELEEVSERLDITDNESKAVDEPSTEEEYKVIELESVAVETRGAAEGAEIPSPETESQKDRGLSKTDKNVITDKKKQISTKEEPVKIDEQKSFDTQLIEKIIVDKLFRPTEKRDTKKKLKPQQKPVKKTTTSKPKVPAKKIDKKQIESKAPEEVCTIVSLESEPKTQLPLDHGWKVQLQTAPSWVTAWEQGRGEPSEDSFQIEMRQTRVTETEIRNWCTDLENAFLNLEMWSHWISNTCKETISLCEQNASICLAVARKNAMNWNRLKRDINKDALLWENLYQTTENTFKTLKRKYTNVKVTPNKPTYSIVTKAILEAFNEIEKLSLELHQMIVAAEYRALCSCDKRKTR, from the exons ATGGCCTATTATTCTGACCCAGCATCAA ATGATGAAATAGTCCTGCCAACGACAGAATATACAGGCAACAAGAAGACCAATTCAAATGACTTTGTTGAGGACTGGGTGGATGTTACCGTTGAAAACGCAATCAGGCGCGGTCAACGGCTCCAGAAATTAAAACCTCTTCCAGATGATACGGACTGTGAATATAATGTCGCAGACTTCGATTTTTTCGGATCACTCCTTAAAGGAAAACGGCGTTCTAGGAG GTCCAAATCGCCTTACAGAAGACCGAACACTAATGTTTATGCTTATTATTCAACAATGAGTAACAATGTAGGATTCAATAATccacaaattaaaaacaagaacCTTAAAAAATGCTCCATGAGGATCAATGAGCTGGCTGTACCATCCAAACGACAATGTCTTGATACTTGGCGATACCGATCCAATGTATTACCTGAATTCATG GTAGTAAGATTGAAACAACAAGTTATGGATCAACTACCGATTGTACAAATACCGGAAGCGTTATATTGGTTTCAAAAACGAAGGCCACGGAAGTCGTATTCATCAAAAAC TACTCTAAGTAAAAGCCATCAAAAGGACAGAAACGAAAACGCTTACGACCTCAGGAAGCCACTTCGTAAGATGGACGAAAGAACATTATGCATATTATTTGCACACAAAATTACGAAGTTATTGTTGAAACCTTTAAATGTAACTTTAACTCCGGA ATTGGACGCTATATCCAGAGTAGTGTCCAGTGACATTGCGAAATTATTACGGAAATGCGCTTTTAGTAAAAATCTGCAATATTTGCCAATTCAAAGGGATGTGGCGAATACA ATTACAATTTGGATAGCAGGAATTCTAGAAGATTTATCTTTCAAGTTATTAGAAGAAGATTTACAAg ATCTAGAAGAGGAAGAAGGCCCTGTATTGGATTTTGTCGATGATGTGATCGAAAACGTTTTG AACATCTGCGAACCGCATCCAGTATATGTTGAACCGGAACCAGATACGTCAACGATTTCAAAAGATGACGAAATGTTAGGCGAATCAGAAAAATCTACCATTCAAGTAGATTCAACAGATCTTGAAATATCGAAATTGGAGGATGTTATTAATATAGATATAGTGGAAGCAGCAAAAGGCTTGATAGAAGAGTTTGAATCTAAAGATTATACATTAACAGATTTAGAACACTTCAGAAAAGAGATTAATGCTATAATAGATTATGTAGCTAAGGCTTCTGAAGATAACATGAGTAATGGATCTGGGGATGATGTAGAAAATATGTTTGACAAAACTATTTCACCAGAAGGTGAAACTGAAGATGTGCTAGAAGGTGACGATCTAAGTACTGATACCATGAAAGATATTCAAAGCAAGGTATATGAAGAGATAGATGAAAACGCCGAAGTAAATGATGCAAATGTGGTTGACGATTTTGAAATGTCAACCGAAGATGATGACAAGGAcagaaaagttatatttagtGAAACAG TGGACCCAAATGATCTTGCCGATCAAAAAGACACCAG CATTGACGACGTGTTTGGGAAAAGTGAAGAAGAACAAACCCAAGGAAATGCCCTTTCTGACAAGTCCAGCGTTTCATTTTCTGAACCCAACGATAACTTATTGA GTCAAATACATGAAAGTGATGAGAGACAAATGTCACCTAAAGACGCAGCTAATAAGACCGAAGAGAGCAAATCGAGCGACACCCAAATTCAAGAAGAGATTGGTGTAGGAGAATTAAACAGGTCTTCAGAAAAACACGGTTCTGAAAGTGAATTGAATAAAGGATCATCTGATTCCAAAACACTAGGCAGTAAACAAAGTAACGAATCTGTATTTAAAGTTTATAACGAACCTGAAGATGTTCAGCAAATCATGAAGACTGGAAGCGAAATCGGAGAAACAATAAGTGCTACTGATGGATCAGAAG GTCAAATAAACGAAGAGAAACCCGACGAAACGAAGCCGTTCGATATGCAATTAATAGAAAAGATTATTGACGATGAAATGATCAGCCCACTTTCTACAGAAAAAGATGATTCACCAACTGAATCGCCACGACAAAAAATGTCAATAGAGGCCACAGACGTAGAACTTGAAGAAGTTTCCGAAAGACTAGACATAACAGACAATGAATCTAAAGCTGTTGATGAACCTTCTACCGAAGAAGAATATAAAGTCATAGAGTTAGAAAGCGTCGCCGTAGAAACAAGAGGTGCAGCTGAGGGAGCTGAAATACCTAGTCCTGAAACTGAATCACAGAAAGACCGTGGTTTGA GTAAAACCGATAAAAATGTCATCACcgataaaaagaaacaaatatcaACCAAAGAGGAACCTGTTAAGATCGATGAACAGAAATCGTTCGATACACAATTAATAGAAAAGATTATTGTGGACAAATTATTCCGTCCGACAGAAAAACGTGATacgaaaaagaaattaaaacctCAACAAAAACCAGTCAAGAAAACTACGACATCAAAACCAAAAGTTCCAGCTAAAAAGATTgacaaaaaacaaattgaatctAAAGCTCCCGAAGAAGTATGTACAATCGTGAGCTTAGAGAGCGAACCCAAAACTCAATTGCCGCTGGATCATGGGTGGa AGGTCCAACTTCAGACAGCTCCATCATGGGTGACTGCCTGGGAACAAGGTCGCGGTGAGCCCAGTGAGGATTCCTTCCAAATTGAAA tGAGACAGACAAGGGTAACAGAAACAGAAATTCGCAATTGGTGCACAGATTTAGAAAACGCATTTCTTAATTTAGAAATGTGGAGTCATTGGATAAGTAATACTTGCAAGGAAACTATCTCGTTATGCGAACAGAACG CATCTATATGCCTAGCTGTAGCTAGAAAAAATGCTATGAATTGGAACAGACTTAAAAGGGACATTAATAAAGATGCCTTACTTTGGGAGAACCTGTATCAAACAACAGAAAACACTTTTAAAACTTTGAAACGAAAATATACTAACGTCAAG gtaaCACCAAATAAGCCGAcgtattcaattgttactaaagcAATATTGGAAGCATTTAACGAAATTGAGAAACTTAGTTTGGAGTTGCACCAAATG ATTGTGGCGGCAGAATACCGTGCTTTATGCAGTTGTGACAAACGAAAAACTAGATAA
- the LOC110377753 gene encoding uncharacterized protein LOC110377753 isoform X6: MHIICTQNYEVIVETFKCNFNSGITIWIAGILEDLSFKLLEEDLQDLEEEEGPVLDFVDDVIENVLNICEPHPVYVEPEPDTSTISKDDEMLGESEKSTIQVDSTDLEISKLEDVINIDIVEAAKGLIEEFESKDYTLTDLEHFRKEINAIIDYVAKASEDNMSNGSGDDVENMFDKTISPEGETEDVLEGDDLSTDTMKDIQSKVYEEIDENAEVNDANVVDDFEMSTEDDDKDRKVIFSETVDPNDLADQKDTSIDDVFGKSEEEQTQGNALSDKSSVSFSEPNDNLLSQIHESDERQMSPKDAANKTEESKSSDTQIQEEIGVGELNRSSEKHGSESELNKGSSDSKTLGSKQSNESVFKVYNEPEDVQQIMKTGSEIGETISATDGSEGQINEEKPDETKPFDMQLIEKIIDDEMISPLSTEKDDSPTESPRQKMSIEATDVELEEVSERLDITDNESKAVDEPSTEEEYKVIELESVAVETRGAAEGAEIPSPETESQKDRGLSKTDKNVITDKKKQISTKEEPVKIDEQKSFDTQLIEKIIVDKLFRPTEKRDTKKKLKPQQKPVKKTTTSKPKVPAKKIDKKQIESKAPEEVCTIVSLESEPKTQLPLDHGWKVQLQTAPSWVTAWEQGRGEPSEDSFQIEMRQTRVTETEIRNWCTDLENAFLNLEMWSHWISNTCKETISLCEQNASICLAVARKNAMNWNRLKRDINKDALLWENLYQTTENTFKTLKRKYTNVKVTPNKPTYSIVTKAILEAFNEIEKLSLELHQMIVAAEYRALCSCDKRKTR; the protein is encoded by the exons ATGCATATTATTTGCACACAAAATTACGAAGTTATTGTTGAAACCTTTAAATGTAACTTTAACTCCGGA ATTACAATTTGGATAGCAGGAATTCTAGAAGATTTATCTTTCAAGTTATTAGAAGAAGATTTACAAg ATCTAGAAGAGGAAGAAGGCCCTGTATTGGATTTTGTCGATGATGTGATCGAAAACGTTTTG AACATCTGCGAACCGCATCCAGTATATGTTGAACCGGAACCAGATACGTCAACGATTTCAAAAGATGACGAAATGTTAGGCGAATCAGAAAAATCTACCATTCAAGTAGATTCAACAGATCTTGAAATATCGAAATTGGAGGATGTTATTAATATAGATATAGTGGAAGCAGCAAAAGGCTTGATAGAAGAGTTTGAATCTAAAGATTATACATTAACAGATTTAGAACACTTCAGAAAAGAGATTAATGCTATAATAGATTATGTAGCTAAGGCTTCTGAAGATAACATGAGTAATGGATCTGGGGATGATGTAGAAAATATGTTTGACAAAACTATTTCACCAGAAGGTGAAACTGAAGATGTGCTAGAAGGTGACGATCTAAGTACTGATACCATGAAAGATATTCAAAGCAAGGTATATGAAGAGATAGATGAAAACGCCGAAGTAAATGATGCAAATGTGGTTGACGATTTTGAAATGTCAACCGAAGATGATGACAAGGAcagaaaagttatatttagtGAAACAG TGGACCCAAATGATCTTGCCGATCAAAAAGACACCAG CATTGACGACGTGTTTGGGAAAAGTGAAGAAGAACAAACCCAAGGAAATGCCCTTTCTGACAAGTCCAGCGTTTCATTTTCTGAACCCAACGATAACTTATTGA GTCAAATACATGAAAGTGATGAGAGACAAATGTCACCTAAAGACGCAGCTAATAAGACCGAAGAGAGCAAATCGAGCGACACCCAAATTCAAGAAGAGATTGGTGTAGGAGAATTAAACAGGTCTTCAGAAAAACACGGTTCTGAAAGTGAATTGAATAAAGGATCATCTGATTCCAAAACACTAGGCAGTAAACAAAGTAACGAATCTGTATTTAAAGTTTATAACGAACCTGAAGATGTTCAGCAAATCATGAAGACTGGAAGCGAAATCGGAGAAACAATAAGTGCTACTGATGGATCAGAAG GTCAAATAAACGAAGAGAAACCCGACGAAACGAAGCCGTTCGATATGCAATTAATAGAAAAGATTATTGACGATGAAATGATCAGCCCACTTTCTACAGAAAAAGATGATTCACCAACTGAATCGCCACGACAAAAAATGTCAATAGAGGCCACAGACGTAGAACTTGAAGAAGTTTCCGAAAGACTAGACATAACAGACAATGAATCTAAAGCTGTTGATGAACCTTCTACCGAAGAAGAATATAAAGTCATAGAGTTAGAAAGCGTCGCCGTAGAAACAAGAGGTGCAGCTGAGGGAGCTGAAATACCTAGTCCTGAAACTGAATCACAGAAAGACCGTGGTTTGA GTAAAACCGATAAAAATGTCATCACcgataaaaagaaacaaatatcaACCAAAGAGGAACCTGTTAAGATCGATGAACAGAAATCGTTCGATACACAATTAATAGAAAAGATTATTGTGGACAAATTATTCCGTCCGACAGAAAAACGTGATacgaaaaagaaattaaaacctCAACAAAAACCAGTCAAGAAAACTACGACATCAAAACCAAAAGTTCCAGCTAAAAAGATTgacaaaaaacaaattgaatctAAAGCTCCCGAAGAAGTATGTACAATCGTGAGCTTAGAGAGCGAACCCAAAACTCAATTGCCGCTGGATCATGGGTGGa AGGTCCAACTTCAGACAGCTCCATCATGGGTGACTGCCTGGGAACAAGGTCGCGGTGAGCCCAGTGAGGATTCCTTCCAAATTGAAA tGAGACAGACAAGGGTAACAGAAACAGAAATTCGCAATTGGTGCACAGATTTAGAAAACGCATTTCTTAATTTAGAAATGTGGAGTCATTGGATAAGTAATACTTGCAAGGAAACTATCTCGTTATGCGAACAGAACG CATCTATATGCCTAGCTGTAGCTAGAAAAAATGCTATGAATTGGAACAGACTTAAAAGGGACATTAATAAAGATGCCTTACTTTGGGAGAACCTGTATCAAACAACAGAAAACACTTTTAAAACTTTGAAACGAAAATATACTAACGTCAAG gtaaCACCAAATAAGCCGAcgtattcaattgttactaaagcAATATTGGAAGCATTTAACGAAATTGAGAAACTTAGTTTGGAGTTGCACCAAATG ATTGTGGCGGCAGAATACCGTGCTTTATGCAGTTGTGACAAACGAAAAACTAGATAA
- the LOC110377753 gene encoding uncharacterized protein LOC110377753 isoform X5, which yields MHIICTQNYEVIVETFKCNFNSGITIWIAGILEDLSFKLLEEDLQVTQETEATAKDLVQCVTYMEMSLEREKFTLKDTDLEEEEGPVLDFVDDVIENVLNICEPHPVYVEPEPDTSTISKDDEMLGESEKSTIQVDSTDLEISKLEDVINIDIVEAAKGLIEEFESKDYTLTDLEHFRKEINAIIDYVAKASEDNMSNGSGDDVENMFDKTISPEGETEDVLEGDDLSTDTMKDIQSKVYEEIDENAEVNDANVVDDFEMSTEDDDKDRKVIFSETVDPNDLADQKDTSIDDVFGKSEEEQTQGNALSDKSSVSFSEPNDNLLSQIHESDERQMSPKDAANKTEESKSSDTQIQEEIGVGELNRSSEKHGSESELNKGSSDSKTLGSKQSNESVFKVYNEPEDVQQIMKTGSEIGETISATDGSEGQINEEKPDETKPFDMQLIEKIIDDEMISPLSTEKDDSPTESPRQKMSIEATDVELEEVSERLDITDNESKAVDEPSTEEEYKVIELESVAVETRGAAEGAEIPSPETESQKDRGLSKTDKNVITDKKKQISTKEEPVKIDEQKSFDTQLIEKIIVDKLFRPTEKRDTKKKLKPQQKPVKKTTTSKPKVPAKKIDKKQIESKAPEEVCTIVSLESEPKTQLPLDHGWKVQLQTAPSWVTAWEQGRGEPSEDSFQIEMRQTRVTETEIRNWCTDLENAFLNLEMWSHWISNTCKETISLCEQNASICLAVARKNAMNWNRLKRDINKDALLWENLYQTTENTFKTLKRKYTNVKVTPNKPTYSIVTKAILEAFNEIEKLSLELHQMIVAAEYRALCSCDKRKTR from the exons ATGCATATTATTTGCACACAAAATTACGAAGTTATTGTTGAAACCTTTAAATGTAACTTTAACTCCGGA ATTACAATTTGGATAGCAGGAATTCTAGAAGATTTATCTTTCAAGTTATTAGAAGAAGATTTACAAg ttaCACAGGAGACGGAAGCGACTGCAAAGGATTTAGTGCAGTGTGTTACGTACATGGAAATGTCATTAGAACGAGAAAAGTTTACATTAAAGgatacag ATCTAGAAGAGGAAGAAGGCCCTGTATTGGATTTTGTCGATGATGTGATCGAAAACGTTTTG AACATCTGCGAACCGCATCCAGTATATGTTGAACCGGAACCAGATACGTCAACGATTTCAAAAGATGACGAAATGTTAGGCGAATCAGAAAAATCTACCATTCAAGTAGATTCAACAGATCTTGAAATATCGAAATTGGAGGATGTTATTAATATAGATATAGTGGAAGCAGCAAAAGGCTTGATAGAAGAGTTTGAATCTAAAGATTATACATTAACAGATTTAGAACACTTCAGAAAAGAGATTAATGCTATAATAGATTATGTAGCTAAGGCTTCTGAAGATAACATGAGTAATGGATCTGGGGATGATGTAGAAAATATGTTTGACAAAACTATTTCACCAGAAGGTGAAACTGAAGATGTGCTAGAAGGTGACGATCTAAGTACTGATACCATGAAAGATATTCAAAGCAAGGTATATGAAGAGATAGATGAAAACGCCGAAGTAAATGATGCAAATGTGGTTGACGATTTTGAAATGTCAACCGAAGATGATGACAAGGAcagaaaagttatatttagtGAAACAG TGGACCCAAATGATCTTGCCGATCAAAAAGACACCAG CATTGACGACGTGTTTGGGAAAAGTGAAGAAGAACAAACCCAAGGAAATGCCCTTTCTGACAAGTCCAGCGTTTCATTTTCTGAACCCAACGATAACTTATTGA GTCAAATACATGAAAGTGATGAGAGACAAATGTCACCTAAAGACGCAGCTAATAAGACCGAAGAGAGCAAATCGAGCGACACCCAAATTCAAGAAGAGATTGGTGTAGGAGAATTAAACAGGTCTTCAGAAAAACACGGTTCTGAAAGTGAATTGAATAAAGGATCATCTGATTCCAAAACACTAGGCAGTAAACAAAGTAACGAATCTGTATTTAAAGTTTATAACGAACCTGAAGATGTTCAGCAAATCATGAAGACTGGAAGCGAAATCGGAGAAACAATAAGTGCTACTGATGGATCAGAAG GTCAAATAAACGAAGAGAAACCCGACGAAACGAAGCCGTTCGATATGCAATTAATAGAAAAGATTATTGACGATGAAATGATCAGCCCACTTTCTACAGAAAAAGATGATTCACCAACTGAATCGCCACGACAAAAAATGTCAATAGAGGCCACAGACGTAGAACTTGAAGAAGTTTCCGAAAGACTAGACATAACAGACAATGAATCTAAAGCTGTTGATGAACCTTCTACCGAAGAAGAATATAAAGTCATAGAGTTAGAAAGCGTCGCCGTAGAAACAAGAGGTGCAGCTGAGGGAGCTGAAATACCTAGTCCTGAAACTGAATCACAGAAAGACCGTGGTTTGA GTAAAACCGATAAAAATGTCATCACcgataaaaagaaacaaatatcaACCAAAGAGGAACCTGTTAAGATCGATGAACAGAAATCGTTCGATACACAATTAATAGAAAAGATTATTGTGGACAAATTATTCCGTCCGACAGAAAAACGTGATacgaaaaagaaattaaaacctCAACAAAAACCAGTCAAGAAAACTACGACATCAAAACCAAAAGTTCCAGCTAAAAAGATTgacaaaaaacaaattgaatctAAAGCTCCCGAAGAAGTATGTACAATCGTGAGCTTAGAGAGCGAACCCAAAACTCAATTGCCGCTGGATCATGGGTGGa AGGTCCAACTTCAGACAGCTCCATCATGGGTGACTGCCTGGGAACAAGGTCGCGGTGAGCCCAGTGAGGATTCCTTCCAAATTGAAA tGAGACAGACAAGGGTAACAGAAACAGAAATTCGCAATTGGTGCACAGATTTAGAAAACGCATTTCTTAATTTAGAAATGTGGAGTCATTGGATAAGTAATACTTGCAAGGAAACTATCTCGTTATGCGAACAGAACG CATCTATATGCCTAGCTGTAGCTAGAAAAAATGCTATGAATTGGAACAGACTTAAAAGGGACATTAATAAAGATGCCTTACTTTGGGAGAACCTGTATCAAACAACAGAAAACACTTTTAAAACTTTGAAACGAAAATATACTAACGTCAAG gtaaCACCAAATAAGCCGAcgtattcaattgttactaaagcAATATTGGAAGCATTTAACGAAATTGAGAAACTTAGTTTGGAGTTGCACCAAATG ATTGTGGCGGCAGAATACCGTGCTTTATGCAGTTGTGACAAACGAAAAACTAGATAA